The following are from one region of the Bacillota bacterium genome:
- a CDS encoding 2-oxoglutarate oxidoreductase — protein sequence MVRKVFGRPEALTETPTHYCPGCTHGIVHRIVAEVIDELGVRERTVGVVPVGCAVFAYYYFNCDMIEASHGRAPAVATGIKRALPDSVVFSYQGDGDLASIGTAEIVHAAARGENISVIFINNAIYGMTGGQMAPTTLPGQKTTTSPAGRDTSRAGYPIRVCEMLSTLDGASYIARVSCTSPANVARAKRAVREAFEVQLAGGGFSLVEFLSSCPTNWGMTPIEALRWIDKEMSAYYPLGEYKVPKVPEEASQGG from the coding sequence GTTTTCGGACGACCGGAAGCTCTAACTGAAACCCCGACGCATTATTGCCCGGGGTGCACACATGGTATAGTCCACCGCATCGTGGCCGAGGTCATAGACGAGCTTGGCGTTAGGGAACGGACGGTGGGCGTTGTGCCGGTCGGGTGCGCCGTGTTCGCTTACTACTACTTCAATTGCGATATGATCGAGGCCTCACACGGGCGGGCTCCAGCTGTAGCGACTGGTATCAAGAGGGCGCTGCCTGATAGCGTCGTTTTTTCTTACCAGGGTGATGGTGACCTCGCCTCCATAGGAACCGCGGAGATCGTCCATGCCGCGGCGAGGGGCGAGAATATCTCCGTGATTTTCATTAATAATGCAATCTACGGTATGACTGGCGGCCAGATGGCGCCCACCACCCTCCCGGGTCAAAAGACCACGACATCGCCTGCCGGCCGTGATACAAGCAGGGCAGGCTACCCTATAAGGGTGTGCGAGATGCTCTCCACCCTCGACGGGGCGAGTTACATTGCGCGCGTGAGCTGCACGAGCCCGGCGAATGTCGCAAGGGCGAAACGCGCCGTGAGGGAGGCCTTTGAGGTGCAGCTGGCCGGGGGCGGTTTCAGCCTGGTCGAGTTCCTCTCGAGCTGCCCGACCAACTGGGGCATGACGCCAATCGAGGCGCTCAGGTGGATCGATAAGGAGATGTCCGCCTACTACCCGTTAGGGGAATACAAGGTTCCGAAGGTTCCGGAGGAGGCGAGCCAGGGTGGTTGA